In Halictus rubicundus isolate RS-2024b chromosome 1, iyHalRubi1_principal, whole genome shotgun sequence, the sequence ATCCCGAAGGTTCGCACGCGCCCGAGTTTTTCCGAAATGTTTCGAGTTACGCAATGATCATTACACCGCGAACAATAGGAATGCCAACGTACCGAACCATGCAAAGGCCTTTCTCGTAACAGGAAACACTCGGGGTCACGGACTGCCGTGAAGTTCATGCCAGCATCGTGTATACGTAGCGTATAGTCGGTGTAGCGTATAGTATACGCGCAACGAGACCGCGCAGAAAACCGGCTCGTATGACTGACGCTCATCGCCGGTAACACCGACGCTGGAAATTCCGTCGGTTTCGGTTTCGGGTTCCGATTCCAATTCCGATTTCGTACGACGATTTGAAAATATGTCACGTGACCGAGTAGCAGAAAAAGACGCGCAGCGTCATCGTGTGATCGTGCGATCGAAAAACTTATCGCCTGTACATAATGTTCCGAATATCGTTTGCAAGTCAAATATGGCGACGCGAACAGACCCGAATTTAATAAAAACAGCATCGACACACGAGCCTTCGAATTACGCTGCCCAATATTTCTATAAAGCCATCACACGTTTTTCGATGAATTCTCATTATTATTCcaaatcaataaaaattttgtgtTTGGCATCATGTTGCaattgaattttagaaattattgtaattatGATTTTTTAAGTGTAATTTCTTTTAACTGTTTATGACTTGtgaattttctacaattttaccAACCGACGTAGAGTAGTCGACTAATACTACAATTACTTTTACATATCAATTAAAATCAGCGAAATAACATGGGACGTAGGACcccgaaagaataattgctcgTGTATTTTAACATTTAAGAACGTActtaaatgttcttattttacGAAATAAGAACTACTCGAAACTAATCTGAAACTCTTATGTAtattagaatattatttttatccAGCCATAGGTTTTCAATTGTCATTCTTACATTCCGTTTTTAATTTCAACATATTCGCAGCTATTTATAACAACCAAAATGTTGCATTTCGCGCGAAGAAAAGCAAATTAATTCCGTTGATGttgttatttaaaaatgtaaCGCACGGTGTAATATTCAGAAGCTTAACGAGATCTCTTCGTTACAGATTTTATGATTTACACAGAGAATGTTCtgtatttattaaaatgttGTAACTGGGTAGAATGCTATCGAAATAAGCAGCGGTAGCGTATGTGTTAACGTTTGTTACTCCCCCGAAAGTAATTGTTATAAAACGAACAAGACCGCTAAGCTGCAAAAAAATCAGTGTTTATAGTTGTTCAGTATTGCGGATGAAGGGCGGTAAGATCGATAagaaaaactaatttttttctagCAAATtcaggaaatattttaaatcGATACAATAGTAATGTTCGATGAGAATTCGAATAACCGAAAGTGTTATAACTTTCAAAGTTTAGACAGATCCAGATCCAACTCGAAACGATTCGAATATTTGAGTGATCGCAGCGCTGGACACGCTCGTTTTAATGAACGCAGATAAGAAGAAGCAATTTTGTCCGTTCACGGAAATGGAAAAATCATAAACAATCCCGTCACCGAGTATCACGGTCATCGAGAGCAATCACGTGACAGTTGAGCGATGGCGCTGTTCGAGCACTTGCAACGTTCGATTCGATAGCATCAAGAAACTCGACATTTCAAAGAATTGCTTTTTTCTAAATACAAACCCGATCTAATAATTTCAACCAACCCAAGCAACATGTACTATAGCACACTTATCGACTCCTTCCGTATTACACGTTCTCCGCATAGATCGAGCAACcacataggatacgatacgtacTACGATTCCCATGGCAATGACGTCACGACCTTGCGATCCTCCACTGTTCTAACCTTCCCATGAGCAAATAAAGCATCCGACAAATCCAATTAAacaatatctactatcctattaAGAAACGTATAGTGCCAGATGGAAACAAAGTAACAAGTTTCACACCTTTCCCTACAATATCAAgtagactcgtgatgaagattctgaacagagtctattatatatgtattcatttcctttaaaccgaaataaaattcaactttGGTgtaatctatatatatatatatgttctgaacaatgaaacatttctagtcactgtaaccataaaataaataatagtacAATGGGCAAACTAGGTAGAAGTAAATACAGTGCTCTCTCATGTTATTGATcaaaagaacaaaatttttaattttcatttggtAATATTTGTAGTTATTCTCTTGTTTCGAGCGTTTGGGAAGCTGCACAGTGCGGCATACTGTGGACAGAAATCGATTTTGttattgtacgattttcatctAATGATTCGGCCGTTAAGCAAACTATGTAAATGTAAACATtaattcccgaaagaatcgatAGAGAttagtaaaaattgaaaatacatcGAAACCTAATTACTCGAAAATCCGCTCATCTGTTCAATATACACTGTTTTTTGGTGCCGAATGTTAAACAATGTTTGTTATAACTTAAACGAGGAGAATGTATGTATGTAAGTTTCTTCTGCTACACTGGGCTTTATTCATTTTTTCGGAAATTATTCTACCGAGATGTCAAAAGTTATGCAAAAAATTTGATTTAATAAATATAACCAGAATATCTAACGAAATAGAAGACGAACGCTTACCGTTTGGAggttgaaaaaacaaaaatggaaAGATCGTTCCCGAAatcgatattatttatttaaccgTGATCGCGCGTGGTCGGACAGTGAAATTAAATATCGAAGAAATTTTAAGTAACCCTGTACGTACGTATACATATTTTGACGTTTGTCCGAAATCCCGATTTAAATGCCGCACTGCGAGTCTACGGTTTAAAACTGGCGGTTCACGAATTCGGACAAGAATGCGTATAGGTTGGAAAGAAGGGCCGAATGCACGTGGGTAGAACACGCTCGCCGCGTCGCCGAACAGTTCGAACAGTTATTCACGCCGCGAAAAGCGAAAAGCGAAAAGCGGAAAGCGAAACGCGAAACTGTCAAGACTATGAACGCGTTCGGGTGGTACGGGCCCCGTGGAAAGACGAGCAGGACGACACACGGGCCGCAGACGGTCAGAGATTCGCGCGTGGTCGGGGCACCGTTGAAAACAGGCTTTCGCGAGGCCATGCCAGGGTACGCAACGAGTTCCCGGACACGCGTACCTCTCGCTGCGGGAGAAGGCAAGACGAAGGAGGCACACggtcggcgcggctcggcgcggccgGACGCGTCTTGACAGTTCGGAATCGATGATAACAAAGCGCCGAGAGGAAGACGCACGGTGGTCTTTTACAGGCTCGGCCGTGGCGACGCTTATTAATAGAATTTTCACTCACGATGGTGCCGGCGTTCGTTTTCGTCTCCGGTCCGTCCGAGCGGATTTCGTCGGCCGCGTAATAATCCCAAGAGAACACCCGCCGTCCGTCGATGCGCGCTCGGTCTGCACGGTGAAAGATACTCCGAATCGGAGCGAGGAATGCGGAAGATGGAGAAACGAGGATAGCACCGCACAGTTGCACAGCCTGGGAAACACGCCTCTCCTGCCGCCAAACTACAACATCCACCGATCGGTCGCCGCGAAAGCGAATCCCAGAATCGCGACACGTTACGTATGCGTAGCGGGTCGCGTGCACAGTCTTTGTATCGTGTCACCGTCGTCGCGCGAATGTCGGGTCGTGCAACGTCCTGCCTCGTTGCGATCTCATCCCTACGACGTAGCACGGCTGACTGACGGCTCGGTCCGCCCCGCCGTCGGTCTACGCCGCTCCGATCTTCCCCCACCCTCTCTCCACCCATccccgccaccgccaccgccaccgccacccgTCAGGTTCTCCCGCCGCCTAGCCTTCGCGACTAGAAGCCCCGCGCGTCCCACGCCACCCGCAGCGACGTTCAGTCACTCGGCAACCGCCTGGCCGTGtacttctctttctcttcttctcgTCTTCTACGTACATCCGACCCAACCGaatggagagaaagagaaatagagagagggggagagacaACCAGGAGTCGCGTGAAAGGTTGAGGACGATACCAGTGTCGTCGAAACCGCGATGTTATGGGTGCACACCACTGCACACGCCACACGCTCGTGGCGTTCTCTTAATTTTTACGCAAAGATCACCTCTGTCCGCCTTTGTCTACGAGCATTTTTTCTTATCCGAATTTTCCAAGACTGCTACGAATTCCGCGCGCCAGGAGATCTTCCGGAAGCTGcgtaacatttttcaaattgtcGCGGCTCCGTTCGCCTCGCGCTCGGAGAATCCGCTTGCTGATCTCGACCGAATCCGAAAAGCTGACGAGCTGGGATAGTTCCCGGGTGTCGGAACTATCTCTAAACGCATCGGCGTCCTCGTTCTTTGCCCCCACTCGCTGTTATTAATACACGCGCCGCGGATACAGGAAATAAACAGAAAATATAGTACGCGACGAGTGACCTGTCTCGCGCGATCGAGTTTCGACCTACGGAAAGACCTACAATCGGCAAAACTACTATCTGCGTATAAAATCTTAATTACGATTTGTTGTTACGTCTTTATACTTGAAAATAACTTTCTTTGGTGCTgttgttgaataatttttttagcAAACTTGAAAAGCTCATAATTTTGAAGATAGCTGATCAGAAGTTAATAAACGATAGTTGACTACCTATAAGACAGCTATCGAGTTGGTAGGATTATTTCTGGCTAACTGGTAATAATGAATTGAAAAACTCCCGAGCTAACCAACAAACGAAATCATAGAGAGCGATGTGTAGTTGTTCGTAACGCGAAATGAAACACTGGCACTCGAGCAAATTGATCTGTCCATCCGTGAAGCTGAAATTCCCACGAATCCGACACGAGGGGTTGAGCTTCTAAACAAGAGGCAATGAAAGAAAACTGCGAAACATCGAAACACCTGTTCGTATTTACCTCGGAGAACTTTCTCCCTTCCGTTCATTCCACCGGACATGGGCCCGACAAGGTCCTTGATCGTCCCTGGGGGTTCCACGAGGAGTTCGGTCCCTCTTCGTTCCATcgcgatcctctctctctctctctctctctctctctctctctctctctctctctctctctctctccctcgtgcATCGACGGTCTCCTAGCTGTATGCACGTACCAATACGTCTCCTGCAGCCGTGTCTTCCGCCGCAAGTGCGAGACGCTCCGTCAACCTGGTTTCTCGGCTcgcctctttctctccttcgttTTCATTCTTCCGTTCCTGGGCCGAACGAGTCGAACGAAGAGGGAACGAAAGCTACACGGAATACATACTGGGCACCAGCCACGCATTCCGATGCCGAGGATCGAGCGTGTGCACCACCTATACCTACGTGCCGGCACGTCCACCTTTGATTCCGTACCACCTTATCTTATCCACCTGCTTGGCTCGTATCAATGCGCGGCGAAGCTCGCGTGTCTGGTCCTCGAAGGAGACGCAGTTGCACGAGAGCATGCAGAATCCATCGGCATCGCCGTTTTCCTCGAAATTGCAACGCCTACGGAGTCTCGCAATTAGTTCGTGGAAAAACAAACCCATAAATCTTTCGCGGTGCTCGGGTTGCGCCAGGCCTCGCGCCTAGGGTACGGTAGACCTCCCTTTATCCGAACTTGTAAACGCGTAGTGCATCGGCAGCTCGTATTATATACGTATCCAGTTCCGGTAATAGCAGTCGACGTTCGAATAACTGGGGTTGAACAACAATTTCGAACGAAACGTTCATTTGCTCCCGGAATGTCAGATTATGCGTATGCAAGGTACTTGCCGCAAGTACCGATTAGGTCGATTaggtaaatatttacaataggGGAGCACCTTCCGATGACGCTTGAGCTTGACGCGCGTTGTCAAGGACAGTCCCTCCAGTAACCCCGGAAAGTAAATCTTACGTTCTTCTCATTGTTTTTGTTACGACCGCCGACCAATAAAGACGCAACGGTGTTGTACTCGCGATTTGTATCGTTTCACGATCTATCAGCCTGAACGATAAAGTCGATCAAGAAGGTTAACGTAACTCTATCGCTTCGAATGATTTCGAAAATGTGCAATGGCGGAATGGAGTTATC encodes:
- the LOC143356936 gene encoding uncharacterized protein LOC143356936, producing the protein MGGERVGEDRSGVDRRRGGPSRQSAVLRRRDEIATRQDVARPDIRATTVTRYKDCARDPLRIRNVSRFWDSLSRRPIGGCCSLAAGEACFPGCATVRCYPRFSIFRIPRSDSEYLSPCRPSAHRRTAGVLLGLLRGRRNPLGRTGDENERRHHHSNLASREEDGADVGIAERTGPGLNEKPSRSTSRRGIFVVACSRWMHRCVRAHRISVDKLLAVRAIEWQVEYSPPVAGRSPHASGSPADKEAYHLFDGLVCRKASRIRLLDPFPVGDR